The genomic region AGCTGCTAGCGTAACAGTTGGTCCGTTATCAGCAACAACGACTTATAATCTTGTGCGGGTTATTTCTTCGGGAACTCCTGCTTGTCTGGCAACCTTAACGGGCAGTGCTACAATTACCGTAAACCCATTACCAACGGCTACAATCAGCGCGCCTGCATTAATCTGTTCTGGAGACACAGCAGTAGTAACTTTTACAGGTCCTGCGAATGCTACGATTACCTATAGTGACGGGACGGCTACTGCTACAATCAATCTTGATGGGGCAGGACAAGCTACTATCACGACTCCTGTACTAACAGCATCGGCTACCTATACCTTAGTAAATGTAGCGGTTGCGGGACCACCGGCATGTAACCAGAACTTAAGTGCATCGGTAACGATAGGTGTTAAAGCCCTACCGGTAGCAACAGTAACCGGACCAGCTTCGGTATGTTCAGGAAGTTCTGCGGATATCGTATTCAACGGAACGCCAAATGCTACGGTAACCTATACTATCGGAACGGATCCGACTCAGTTTACAATTACCTTAAACAGTGCCGGAACCGCTACAGTTGCCACAGGAGCAATAACCGGACCGGTTACGTATGCTTTGGTAAGCGTACAAAGCAACGGAACACCAAACTGTAGTCAGCCGCAAACAACGAGCCATACGGTAACTACAGTAGTAGCGCCAACCATTTTCAACCCGACGCCACTAGAAGTTTGTAACTCCAACTACGACGACGGAATTGAAACGTTTGATTTGAGTATTAAAATTGCAGAAATCACCGGAGGTGATCCTAACTTAACGGTAACCTTCCACGAAACACCGGAAGATGCTCAGTTAGGTAACTATCCGATTGCAATGCCATTATACACGAATATTAATCCACATACACAAATTATTTACATCCGTGTGGTAAACACCGGAGTAAACGCTTGTGCTTCTTTCAGTACCTTAACTTTAATTGTTAACGAAAGACCACGTATTGTAGAAGGAGATATTACCGATTACGAATTATGTGAGACCAGTACACCGGGAGACGGATTTGAAATCTTTAACCTAACGACTAAAGATACCGAAGCGATCAATGGTCAGACAGGAGTAAACGTAACGTACTATACAAACGAACCGGATGCCTTAGCAGGTACCAACCCAATTACAGGTGCGGCAGCTTATACTAATGCTACGAACCCACAAACGATCTGGTATCAATTGCAAAATGCATCAGGATGTATCGCTGTAGGTTCATTCGATTTAATCGTAAACCCACTACCAACGGTACCGAACCCTGTGCCGGCGTATACATTGTGTGATTACACCGGACAGGCGTTATACGAGCAATTCGATCTATCGACCAAGATTCCGGAAATCATCGGAACAACAACCGGCTTGGAGGTTAAGTTTTATAAAACACAGGTTTTAGCCAATGCCGGAACAGCCGGAACGGAATTACCAACATTATATACCAACGAAGTAGCCACAGTACAAACGATTTTTGTACGTGTGACCAATAGTACAACAGGTTGTTACACGGTAACGGCAATGGACCTACGGGTAGAGCCACTACCGGTATTGGTAATGCCAACCGCTCCGGTAACCACATGTGACGGAACGAACAACGATGGAATTGGTGATTTTGATTTAACGACTTTAATTCCGGGTATGTTAAGTGGCGAAGCTAACGTAGTGTTGAGTTTCCACGAAACACAACAAAATGCAGAAAACGGCTTGTTCCCAATTACGGTTCAACCGTACCAAAACATCAACCCATGGAACCAGACGTTATGGGTATTGGCGACTAACACGGTAACGGGATGTAAGAGTGTATACTCGTTCCAGTTAAAAGTAGAGCCGGCACCAATCATGCCAACGTTATTGGATCTTGCCGAGTGTGATACGGATTCGAATCCGCATGACAACCAGACGATGTTTGATTTAACAGTACACACTGCGACAATCCTTGCGGCTCAACCAGGAGCGGCATCGGATTATGAAGTGAACTACTATATTTCACAAACCAATGCTCAGAATGGTTCACCATTTATCGTATCCAACGGGAACTTTATCGGAACCAACGGACAAACGATCTGGGTACGTGTTACGCATAAAGCAACGGGATGTTTCACCATCGGAAGCTTTAAACTGATTGTAAACAGTCCGCTGCAATTAACCCAGCCGGATGAGATTACCCTTTGTGATGATGCTTTACCAAACGATCAGCGTCAGATCTTTGACCTAACGATTCGCGAGGCGCAAATCACCGGAGGCGCCACAGGATATACTTTCAACTACTACAGCAGTACGGCTTTACCACCGAACCCGGCTACGTTGATCACCGATCCAACCGCGTTCCACAATACGGCTACAGTACAGACGTTATTAGTAGGAGTAGTAAGCGGAGCAGGCTGTAGCAGTTATGTAACCTTAACCATCCGTGTTACGCCACTACCGGAACCGAAATTCGACCCGGCACCACTTGTAACCTGTGATGATGATTACCCTGGAGACGGAATCACGTTCTTTGATGTAACGCAAAATGCGAGCTACATCTTAAATAATGCGAACTACGTATTAACGTATCACCCAACTCAGGCGGATGCTTTAGCGGGAATCAACGCGATTGCTACACCAACCAACTGGCAAAATATGGATGCTAACGGAAACGCTTTAACCAGCGTATGGGTACGTGTAACAACTGCACCGGCTAACAACCGTGACCGTTGTTCGTTAGTAGTAGAACAACCATTAATCGTAAACCCACGACCAGCGGCAGGTCCTGTAACGGATTACCATATGTGTCAGATTCTATTCACAGGAAGTGGTGTATTTGATTTAAGTACGAAAACCCCTGAAGCTTTAGCCGGACAAGGTCCAGCAGGTTACACGGTGAGCTACCATGCTAACCAGGCAGATGCGGATACCGGAGCAAATCCACTGGCAACCAGTCACCCAAGTACCGTGAACGGAGAGACCATCTATGTACGTGTGGTAAACACCGCAACAGGATGTTACAATACGACCAGTTTCCAATTATTTGTAGAGCGAGGATCGGAAGCTACCGATGTAGCGGATATCGACAGATGTGATGATCTGAATGATCAAACGGAAACGTTTAACTTGAATGATTTAGACGCTACGATCTTAGGGCCTGTACAGGCAGCGGATCCGAACTTTAGCATAAGCTACTATGCTTCGGATGCTGATTTAGCCAACGGAACACCAATTGGAACACCGGGAGCTTATACGATCACGGATTACCTGACGCACGAAATCATTGCGGTAGTTAAAAATACGTATAGTGCTTACGGATGTCCTGCTGAAATCCGATTCAATATCACGGTACACCGTTTACCGGAGCCAACACCAAACGCAGGATTTGTGTGTATTGATCAAGAAACTGGAACAGTACTAAGTACGCATATCATCAACAGTGGATTGGATGCTACAACGCATACGTTCCAATGGTATGAGAATGATGCAGCCGGAGTACCACAACCAATTGCAGGCGCAACAGGAGCGACGTATGAAGTAAACCACCCGGGAACGTTCTCTGTAATTGCAACCAGTATTGCAACAGGATGTCCTTCATTACCGGCATCAGTTGTGATCACACAATCGGAACCGGCAGAAGTAACGGCTTATGTATCGAATGCCTTTACGGATAACCAATCGATTACAGTAGAAGCGATTGGAATCGGGGAGTATGTATACCAGTTAGACGAAGGCGATATCCAGACAAGCCCTGTATTTACTAATGTAAGCTCTGGATCGCATACCGTAACGGTATACGATAACAAAGGTTGTGCTACGGTAACCATCCCTGTAACAGCGATCAACTATCCGCATTACTTTACACCAAACGGAGACGGTTACCACGATTTCTGGAATATTGGTGATTTAGAAAACGATGCAAACGCAAAAATTTATATATTTGACCGATACGGAAAACTATTGAAACAGATCAAACCATCGCGCTCAACCGGATGGGACGGAACGATGAACGGTCAACAGCTGCCATCGACGGATTACTGGTTCACAGTGACCTATACGGAGAATGGAGATATTAAAGAGTTTAAAGCGCATTTCTCATTAAAAAGATAACCCAAATGAATATTTTTAAAAAACGTTATTTAGTTTTAGCATTATTTTTATCCCAGATGTCTTTCGCACAGGAAGGGATTGCAGTTTATTCTGATTATTTATCGGATAACTATTATCTGATCCACCCGTCGATGGCCGGGGCAGCAAATTGTGGAAAAATCCGATTAACAGCCAGACAGCAATGGTTTGGTCAGGATGATGCACCTGCCTTACAAACGTTGAGTTTTAATACCAGTGTTGGGGAGCAATCCGGTATCGGTATTATTGCTTTTAATGATAAGAACGGGTATCATTCACAAATGGGAGGTAAGATTACTTATGCGCACCATATCCGTTTTTCCAGAGGTGCTAACGATTTGAATCAGTTGTCATTTGGTATGAGTGCCGGTTTGGTACAAAGTACGCTGGATGAATCCAAATTTGGAAATGAGTTTGATCCAATTGTTGCCGGTATGAAACAAAAAGATTCGTATTTTAATATCGATTTAGGGGCGTCTTACCACTACCTTGATTTCTATACGCACTTTACGGTTAAGAATGCCGTGTCAAACAAGCGTGATATCTATACCGATATTGAAAGTGATAACTTAAGAAAATATTTATGGAGTGTGGGTTATGTGTTTGGTAACAGTGATAGCGGATTATCATGGGAGCCATCTGTAATGTTACAGTATGTAGATAAAACCAAAGAGAAAACCTTCGATATCAACCTGAAAGTTTATAAAGATATGGACTTCGGTAAATTATGGGGAGGTTTGTCTTATAGAAGAAGTTTTGACGGTGCTCAATTCGTTGCCGATAACAGCGTGAGTGATCAGAA from Flavobacterium sp. WV_118_3 harbors:
- a CDS encoding type IX secretion system membrane protein PorP/SprF; this encodes MNIFKKRYLVLALFLSQMSFAQEGIAVYSDYLSDNYYLIHPSMAGAANCGKIRLTARQQWFGQDDAPALQTLSFNTSVGEQSGIGIIAFNDKNGYHSQMGGKITYAHHIRFSRGANDLNQLSFGMSAGLVQSTLDESKFGNEFDPIVAGMKQKDSYFNIDLGASYHYLDFYTHFTVKNAVSNKRDIYTDIESDNLRKYLWSVGYVFGNSDSGLSWEPSVMLQYVDKTKEKTFDINLKVYKDMDFGKLWGGLSYRRSFDGAQFVADNSVSDQKLQYITPIVGVNYKNFMFAYTYSHLTGDVKFDNSGFHQITLGINLFCKREPYDCHCPAVN
- a CDS encoding choice-of-anchor L domain-containing protein, which encodes MKKLSPLLFLLFSVVAFSQPITVNSNTYTVPQLVQDVLINSQCAQISNVTWRTGNTNGQGSENGIGYFQNTNPNFPIQSGVILSTGRATSAPGPNNGILSQGSTSWTGDADLKQAMVNAGVVSNAYVYNNASYIQFNFTPLTDSFSFNFLFASEEYGTYQCTTDYTDAFAFILTNLTTGQSTNLAVVPGTSIPISVFTVSDQANNNSCVSQNPAYFGMYYPQNGTPAAPINFNGRTVVMNASAMVTPNTPYRIKMVIGDGGGQPPNNTSDTAYDSAVFLQAGSFNVGQASLGGNLTIDNLGALCPGEIRTLSTGLDPAFYTFQWTNGGNPIPGATGPSYGVSAPGTYGVIITNVSGACVQQPDPVTVEVFPPIAAGTPIDLFRCGDGTTPVSFNLDENHAAILAGLDPGTIITYHTSLADAEQGANYVQDPTNFLTPITRTIYVNVSTGENACYVIRQFNVNVISCTADPVRPDDQTVCDIDSDGLETFDLTQFYTTILGGQNASDYNITFHLNQADADNDVNPITPANAFTTGNQTVYIRMERAADPTVFGTTSFNLILKALPLATISGPDGICNGSSAIIVFQGTPNATVNYTVDTNPASITLDASGNGSVITPPVTANTVYSLVSVVSNDTAPQCARNLTGSVNITVYNAPTATIGTDTTICSGDTAVLTFNGTPNAVVTYNNGTVDQTVTLDGTGAASVTVGPLSATTTYNLVRVISSGTPACLATLTGSATITVNPLPTATISAPALICSGDTAVVTFTGPANATITYSDGTATATINLDGAGQATITTPVLTASATYTLVNVAVAGPPACNQNLSASVTIGVKALPVATVTGPASVCSGSSADIVFNGTPNATVTYTIGTDPTQFTITLNSAGTATVATGAITGPVTYALVSVQSNGTPNCSQPQTTSHTVTTVVAPTIFNPTPLEVCNSNYDDGIETFDLSIKIAEITGGDPNLTVTFHETPEDAQLGNYPIAMPLYTNINPHTQIIYIRVVNTGVNACASFSTLTLIVNERPRIVEGDITDYELCETSTPGDGFEIFNLTTKDTEAINGQTGVNVTYYTNEPDALAGTNPITGAAAYTNATNPQTIWYQLQNASGCIAVGSFDLIVNPLPTVPNPVPAYTLCDYTGQALYEQFDLSTKIPEIIGTTTGLEVKFYKTQVLANAGTAGTELPTLYTNEVATVQTIFVRVTNSTTGCYTVTAMDLRVEPLPVLVMPTAPVTTCDGTNNDGIGDFDLTTLIPGMLSGEANVVLSFHETQQNAENGLFPITVQPYQNINPWNQTLWVLATNTVTGCKSVYSFQLKVEPAPIMPTLLDLAECDTDSNPHDNQTMFDLTVHTATILAAQPGAASDYEVNYYISQTNAQNGSPFIVSNGNFIGTNGQTIWVRVTHKATGCFTIGSFKLIVNSPLQLTQPDEITLCDDALPNDQRQIFDLTIREAQITGGATGYTFNYYSSTALPPNPATLITDPTAFHNTATVQTLLVGVVSGAGCSSYVTLTIRVTPLPEPKFDPAPLVTCDDDYPGDGITFFDVTQNASYILNNANYVLTYHPTQADALAGINAIATPTNWQNMDANGNALTSVWVRVTTAPANNRDRCSLVVEQPLIVNPRPAAGPVTDYHMCQILFTGSGVFDLSTKTPEALAGQGPAGYTVSYHANQADADTGANPLATSHPSTVNGETIYVRVVNTATGCYNTTSFQLFVERGSEATDVADIDRCDDLNDQTETFNLNDLDATILGPVQAADPNFSISYYASDADLANGTPIGTPGAYTITDYLTHEIIAVVKNTYSAYGCPAEIRFNITVHRLPEPTPNAGFVCIDQETGTVLSTHIINSGLDATTHTFQWYENDAAGVPQPIAGATGATYEVNHPGTFSVIATSIATGCPSLPASVVITQSEPAEVTAYVSNAFTDNQSITVEAIGIGEYVYQLDEGDIQTSPVFTNVSSGSHTVTVYDNKGCATVTIPVTAINYPHYFTPNGDGYHDFWNIGDLENDANAKIYIFDRYGKLLKQIKPSRSTGWDGTMNGQQLPSTDYWFTVTYTENGDIKEFKAHFSLKR